A genomic region of Leptotrichia hofstadii contains the following coding sequences:
- a CDS encoding thioredoxin family protein codes for MKKLENYEQILNKIKEEEYFLLYVSMNNCSVCQVDMPKVEKIVNEQNFPAYYIKASEIPEAVGQLSLFSVPVVILFYKGREIHRQAKIIDFDELNYRIEQII; via the coding sequence ATGAAAAAACTTGAAAATTATGAACAAATACTTAATAAAATAAAAGAAGAAGAATATTTTTTATTATACGTTTCAATGAATAATTGCAGCGTTTGTCAGGTTGATATGCCAAAAGTTGAGAAAATTGTTAATGAACAAAATTTCCCCGCTTATTATATCAAAGCATCTGAAATTCCTGAAGCTGTTGGGCAATTAAGTCTATTTTCAGTCCCAGTAGTTATTCTATTTTATAAAGGCAGAGAGATACACAGACAAGCTAAAATTATTGATTTTGACGAATTAAATTATAGAATTGAACAGATTATATAA
- a CDS encoding 2'-5' RNA ligase family protein, protein MKKLFFSIFLMFCINVFSNVNYNVFVIMDNNAAKNVENISKGLKDAGIESLYSKGYAVHLTLYLTEYKPEALKTIKDTVNKIANRTKSFDIEFYRLRKTGGNWFMLDAQNNEAIQQLADEITVSLNKYRAKDAKVPDWAKSIPEKVKSFNLYGSPNVFTSFDPHITLLTPEDSAKIDAFTSKYDFKPFKSKVIGIGIAQVDDLGQAKNIIYSVKFKK, encoded by the coding sequence ATGAAAAAATTATTTTTTTCGATTTTTTTAATGTTTTGTATCAACGTTTTTTCCAATGTAAATTATAATGTTTTTGTAATTATGGATAACAATGCAGCTAAAAATGTGGAAAACATTTCAAAAGGGCTTAAAGATGCAGGAATTGAAAGCCTTTATTCCAAAGGATATGCAGTCCATCTGACTCTTTACCTTACAGAATATAAGCCTGAAGCACTAAAAACAATAAAGGATACTGTCAATAAGATTGCAAATCGGACAAAATCCTTTGATATAGAATTTTACAGATTAAGAAAAACTGGCGGAAACTGGTTTATGCTTGATGCTCAAAACAATGAAGCTATACAACAGCTTGCAGATGAAATAACAGTCAGCTTAAACAAATATCGTGCAAAGGACGCAAAAGTTCCCGACTGGGCAAAATCTATTCCTGAAAAAGTAAAATCCTTTAATTTGTACGGCTCTCCAAACGTATTTACAAGTTTTGATCCGCACATAACTTTACTTACTCCAGAAGATTCAGCAAAAATAGATGCATTTACTTCAAAATATGATTTTAAACCTTTCAAATCTAAAGTCATTGGTATAGGAATCGCTCAAGTTGACGATTTGGGGCAAGCAAAAAATATAATTTATTCGGTAAAATTTAAAAAATAA
- a CDS encoding 2'-5' RNA ligase family protein, with amino-acid sequence MIKKIFFLAFILLCFNIFSNADYSTSNDEANVSASDQNFNNLDIGSVFLIIIVGAILFEYFGSNSSSNENYNVFIIMDNRATKNIKNISKKLEENAIENLYTQGYVIHVTLYLTKYEKNSLYKIKETVEKIASQTKSFDMEFYKLEKTERKTLAVYAKNNQNIQQLADEITVNLTKYRKKDIKTPEWVKYFPEKEKLFNLYGSPDVFINFNPHVTLLTQENSSKINSFISNYTFTPFKTKAISIGIGKANNSGHTKEIIYSQSLTG; translated from the coding sequence ATGATAAAAAAAATATTTTTTTTAGCTTTCATACTACTTTGTTTTAATATTTTTTCCAATGCCGATTACAGTACTTCTAATGACGAGGCTAACGTTTCTGCTTCAGATCAAAATTTTAATAATCTAGACATTGGTTCAGTATTCTTAATTATTATTGTAGGAGCAATCTTATTTGAATATTTTGGTTCCAATTCCAGTTCAAATGAAAATTATAACGTTTTCATAATTATGGATAATCGTGCAACTAAAAATATTAAAAATATTTCAAAAAAATTAGAGGAAAATGCAATTGAAAACCTTTATACACAAGGATATGTTATACATGTAACATTATATCTTACAAAATATGAAAAAAATTCTCTATATAAAATCAAGGAAACTGTCGAGAAAATTGCAAGCCAGACAAAATCGTTTGATATGGAATTTTACAAGTTAGAAAAAACAGAAAGAAAAACGCTTGCAGTTTATGCCAAAAATAATCAAAATATTCAGCAGCTTGCAGATGAAATTACAGTCAACCTAACTAAATACCGTAAGAAAGACATAAAAACGCCTGAGTGGGTAAAATACTTTCCTGAAAAAGAAAAATTGTTCAATTTATATGGCTCTCCGGATGTGTTTATAAACTTTAATCCGCATGTAACCTTGCTTACTCAGGAAAATTCATCCAAAATAAATTCATTTATCTCAAATTATACTTTTACTCCCTTCAAAACTAAAGCAATTAGTATAGGAATTGGTAAGGCAAATAACTCAGGGCATACAAAAGAGATAATTTATTCACAAAGTTTAACCGGCTAA
- a CDS encoding tRNA(Met) cytidine acetate ligase: MLKIGIVAEYNPFHNGHLYQIRKIKEIFGEDVLIVVVISGDFVQRGEISFLDKWEKTHASLGCGVDLVVELPLYYSIQNAEIFSRMATKILDYLGIDIQVFGAEEENIEVLQKVLELQKRQDYKDKLMEYMKKGNSYSTSQRLALKEYNLDGIVKSNNILALEYMREIENSNLKIKPYIIKREISEYNEENVSEDREEFASASFLRNELEKILDKFSEEKFDFEKIKNSIIEKKCSFLKDRGVENSKEIVKKNYNFEKKQNIREKIDLESLKNVKTEERIFLKLEEIQKFLPEKSFDIIFKSLEWKINNRFSGDKIKEEIFKIVKYKILTEKIMEIYDITEEIYARIYGTMLNSQKYIEFLKNTKSRNLSNKRVERIILNILLNIKADMMDFEINYVRILGFNKKGQEYLKEIRENNKIENFNMENNFQKKNIFVNWKDIEKSGNFEIQENFLEKIKVEKNGFLIKELILGKKEKLNPIVCLD, translated from the coding sequence TTGTTGAAAATAGGAATTGTGGCTGAATATAATCCATTTCACAATGGACATTTGTATCAAATCAGGAAAATTAAAGAGATATTTGGTGAAGATGTCTTGATTGTAGTAGTGATAAGCGGAGATTTTGTTCAGCGGGGAGAAATTTCGTTTTTGGATAAGTGGGAGAAAACACATGCTAGCTTAGGATGCGGAGTTGACTTAGTTGTGGAGTTGCCACTTTATTATTCAATTCAGAATGCGGAAATTTTTTCAAGGATGGCAACAAAAATTTTGGATTATTTGGGTATAGATATTCAGGTTTTTGGAGCGGAAGAGGAAAATATTGAGGTTTTGCAAAAAGTGCTTGAACTGCAGAAAAGGCAGGATTATAAGGACAAGCTTATGGAATATATGAAAAAAGGCAACAGTTACAGCACTTCTCAAAGACTGGCATTAAAGGAATATAATTTAGATGGAATTGTGAAGTCAAATAATATTTTGGCTCTGGAATATATGCGTGAGATAGAAAATAGCAATCTTAAAATAAAACCGTATATTATAAAAAGAGAAATTTCAGAATATAATGAAGAGAACGTTTCTGAGGATAGGGAAGAGTTTGCTAGTGCTTCGTTTTTGAGAAATGAGCTGGAAAAGATTTTGGATAAATTTTCTGAAGAAAAATTTGATTTTGAAAAAATAAAAAATTCTATTATTGAAAAAAAATGTAGTTTTTTAAAAGATAGAGGAGTAGAAAATTCAAAAGAAATTGTTAAAAAAAATTATAATTTTGAGAAAAAGCAAAATATTAGGGAAAAAATAGATTTAGAAAGTTTGAAAAATGTAAAAACAGAAGAAAGAATCTTTTTAAAACTAGAAGAAATTCAGAAATTTTTACCAGAAAAATCATTTGACATTATTTTTAAAAGTTTGGAATGGAAGATAAATAACAGATTTAGTGGAGATAAAATAAAGGAAGAAATCTTTAAAATTGTAAAATATAAGATTTTGACAGAAAAAATAATGGAAATATATGATATAACTGAAGAAATTTATGCTAGAATATACGGAACAATGTTGAATTCGCAAAAATATATAGAATTTTTGAAAAATACAAAATCTAGAAATTTATCGAATAAACGTGTAGAACGGATTATTTTGAATATTTTATTAAATATAAAAGCTGATATGATGGATTTTGAAATAAATTATGTAAGAATTTTAGGCTTTAATAAAAAGGGTCAGGAGTATTTGAAAGAAATTCGTGAAAATAATAAAATTGAAAATTTTAATATGGAAAATAATTTTCAGAAAAAAAATATCTTTGTAAATTGGAAGGATATTGAAAAATCTGGAAATTTTGAAATTCAAGAAAACTTTTTGGAAAAAATAAAAGTTGAAAAGAATGGATTTCTGATAAAGGAATTAATTTTAGGCAAAAAAGAGAAGTTAAATCCGATTGTTTGTTTAGATTGA
- the pflA gene encoding pyruvate formate-lyase-activating protein, with translation MKGYIHSFESFGTKDGPGIRFVLFLQGCPLRCLYCHNVDTWEIKDKKMVMTAQEVMKEILKVKGFIKTGGVTVSGGEPLMQPEFLMELFKLCRENGIQTALDTSGYIFSDKAKQVLELVDMVLLDIKHINPEKYKILTSVELDNTLKFAKYLNEINKPTWLRYVLVPGYSDDENDLHEWAKFTSQLKNVERVDVLPFHQMGQYKWEKVGKEYKLKDTPTPTRELVEKAEGIFRSYGLKLLGK, from the coding sequence GTGAAAGGGTATATACATTCGTTTGAATCATTTGGGACTAAAGATGGGCCAGGAATTAGATTTGTGCTATTTTTACAGGGGTGTCCGCTTAGATGTCTGTATTGCCATAATGTTGATACTTGGGAAATTAAAGATAAAAAAATGGTAATGACTGCACAGGAAGTTATGAAGGAGATTTTGAAAGTAAAAGGATTTATAAAGACTGGAGGAGTTACAGTTTCTGGAGGAGAACCTTTAATGCAGCCTGAATTTTTGATGGAGCTGTTTAAGCTTTGTCGTGAAAATGGGATTCAAACGGCACTTGATACATCCGGATATATTTTCTCTGATAAGGCAAAACAGGTGCTTGAGCTTGTTGATATGGTTCTGCTTGATATTAAGCACATAAATCCTGAAAAATATAAAATATTGACTTCAGTGGAGCTTGATAATACATTAAAATTTGCAAAATATTTGAATGAGATTAATAAGCCGACTTGGCTAAGATATGTGTTAGTTCCTGGATATTCTGATGATGAAAATGATTTACATGAGTGGGCAAAGTTTACTTCCCAGTTAAAGAATGTGGAAAGAGTAGATGTTTTGCCATTTCACCAAATGGGGCAGTATAAATGGGAAAAAGTTGGGAAAGAATATAAACTGAAAGACACTCCAACACCAACGAGAGAATTAGTTGAAAAAGCTGAAGGAATTTTTAGATCTTATGGGTTAAAATTACTAGGTAAATAA
- a CDS encoding type 1 glutamine amidotransferase: protein MKIHFILHEAFEAPGAYLAWAALSGHDISTTKVYQYEKLPENTDSLDFLIVMGGPQSPIGDNSEFPYFDAKAEIELIRKAVKANKFVVGVCLGAQLLGEAFGGKTEKSPFREIGNFLIELTKDGLKDDKIKHFGKQATVGHWHSDMPGLTDTAKVLAASKGCPRQIIKYSEKHYGFQCHLEFTKALTELLIDSDKTLEQDSQTLPFVQSSQTIRNNSYDEMNNLLYEFLYKLTKK from the coding sequence ATGAAAATACACTTTATATTACACGAAGCATTTGAAGCGCCAGGAGCTTATCTTGCTTGGGCAGCACTTTCTGGACACGATATTTCCACAACAAAAGTATATCAATATGAAAAGTTGCCTGAAAATACAGATTCATTAGATTTTTTGATAGTGATGGGCGGACCGCAGAGTCCTATTGGAGATAACAGCGAGTTTCCCTATTTTGATGCAAAAGCTGAAATTGAATTAATTAGAAAGGCTGTAAAGGCAAATAAATTTGTAGTTGGAGTATGTCTTGGCGCTCAATTGCTGGGAGAAGCATTTGGTGGAAAAACAGAAAAAAGCCCTTTCCGTGAAATAGGAAATTTTCTAATTGAACTGACAAAAGACGGACTGAAAGACGATAAAATAAAGCATTTTGGAAAACAAGCTACTGTAGGGCATTGGCATAGTGATATGCCAGGATTAACAGATACTGCAAAAGTCTTGGCAGCAAGTAAAGGGTGTCCACGCCAGATTATAAAATACAGCGAAAAACATTATGGCTTTCAATGTCATCTCGAATTTACAAAAGCTCTAACTGAATTATTAATAGATTCAGATAAAACTCTTGAGCAGGATAGCCAAACTTTACCTTTTGTTCAATCTTCTCAAACAATACGTAACAATAGCTATGATGAAATGAATAATCTTCTTTATGAATTTTTATATAAACTTACAAAAAAATAA